Proteins co-encoded in one Capnocytophaga ochracea DSM 7271 genomic window:
- a CDS encoding efflux transporter outer membrane subunit translates to MNRIIYKSLAIVTVALTLTACAGRKAYERPQAIDEKLFRTESPATDAQSDATLSWRNIFTDPLLQQHISKALSNNLDVRVAMQNVVSAQAYLKQSKAAFIPTLSIGANYTRSTSSLNAGGGAPDRTYNNLFDITGSASWEADIWGKLSAQKRASYASYLATLEAQKAVQSEVVATLATAYYQLLMLDEQKKVLEQTIEFRTKSLETTKQLKKAGSITEVATKQIEALVYNAQAQLITINNSVWALENTICVLLGEEPHTIERSTLAEQQFPTRFHQGYAVSLLENRPDVARAELNLRNAFELTNVARSNFYPTLTLSARGGISSTELDTWFSAKSMFANFIAGLAQPILNRRQIRTQYEVQKAAQETALLNFKKAILSAGKEVSDAMRQFSSQDEFIQLKTQEMKAYQEATDYSKQLFDSGMVNYLEVITAEVNRLNAELSVANAQFTRMQYGITLYKALGGGWR, encoded by the coding sequence ATGAACAGAATCATTTATAAATCACTGGCTATAGTAACCGTAGCCCTTACCCTTACCGCTTGTGCAGGACGCAAAGCCTATGAGCGTCCACAAGCCATAGACGAAAAACTCTTCCGTACTGAAAGCCCCGCTACCGATGCCCAAAGCGATGCTACCCTTTCGTGGCGCAATATCTTCACTGATCCGCTCTTGCAACAACACATCAGCAAGGCACTTTCCAATAACCTCGATGTGCGTGTAGCGATGCAAAATGTGGTTTCAGCACAAGCCTACCTCAAACAAAGTAAGGCAGCTTTTATTCCTACCCTCTCGATAGGAGCTAACTATACTCGTAGCACCTCATCATTAAATGCTGGAGGTGGTGCTCCCGACCGTACTTACAACAATCTGTTCGATATCACGGGTAGTGCTTCGTGGGAAGCCGACATATGGGGCAAGCTATCCGCTCAAAAACGTGCTTCTTATGCCTCTTATTTAGCAACTTTGGAAGCCCAAAAAGCAGTACAGTCCGAAGTGGTAGCTACCTTAGCAACAGCTTATTACCAACTGCTGATGCTCGACGAACAGAAAAAAGTACTCGAACAAACTATTGAGTTTCGCACCAAAAGTTTAGAAACTACCAAACAACTCAAAAAAGCAGGTTCTATTACTGAAGTAGCAACCAAACAAATCGAAGCACTCGTGTACAACGCACAGGCGCAACTTATTACCATCAACAATAGCGTTTGGGCATTAGAGAATACCATCTGTGTACTCTTGGGTGAAGAGCCTCATACGATAGAGCGAAGCACGCTTGCTGAGCAACAATTCCCCACACGGTTTCATCAGGGGTATGCGGTAAGTCTGCTCGAAAATCGTCCTGATGTGGCACGTGCCGAACTGAACTTGCGCAACGCCTTTGAACTTACGAATGTAGCGCGTTCCAATTTCTATCCTACGCTTACTCTTTCCGCTCGTGGAGGTATCAGTAGTACCGAACTCGATACTTGGTTTTCTGCCAAATCGATGTTTGCTAATTTTATAGCAGGATTGGCACAACCTATTCTCAATCGCCGACAAATACGCACCCAATACGAAGTGCAGAAAGCTGCTCAAGAAACCGCTTTGCTGAATTTCAAAAAAGCAATTCTTTCAGCGGGCAAAGAAGTATCCGATGCAATGCGTCAATTCAGTTCGCAAGACGAGTTCATTCAGCTCAAAACCCAAGAAATGAAAGCCTATCAAGAAGCTACCGACTATTCCAAACAACTGTTCGATAGTGGTATGGTGAATTATTTAGAGGTCATAACTGCCGAAGTAAACCGCCTCAATGCCGAGCTTAGTGTAGCCAACGCACAGTTTACCCGTATGCAGTATGGCATTACTTTGTATAAAGCATTAGGAGGAGGCTGGAGGTAG
- a CDS encoding ROK family transcriptional regulator, with protein MGLKFLEEIKQGIRSASLKKDIICYYINNGDDTLADLGKELNFSVPTVTKMVGELIEDGIVMDFGKMETPGGRRPNIYGLNQSSGYFIGVDISQKRVHIGLINFKGDLIDEQMDISFEEAHPHERFERLCEIIEDFMSHTVVPKDKILSIGINISGRVNPQTGHSYSFFYFDERPLTEMFEEKLGIDVSIDNDSRAMAYGEYIKGRVQAEKNIIYVNVGWGLGLGVIVNGQLYYGKSGFSGEFGHITAFENEILCHCGKKGCLETEASGSALYRKFLEKLHNGQSSLLTQQKENEDEITLNDIIDVALQEDILAIELIEEVGNTLGKHVAGLINLFNPELVIIGGTLANAGDYLILPLRSAIKKYSLNLVNKDSSIKVSKLGDKAGLLGASLLARSKFIGLI; from the coding sequence ATGGGACTAAAATTTTTAGAAGAAATTAAACAAGGCATCAGAAGCGCCTCATTGAAAAAGGATATTATCTGTTATTACATCAATAACGGAGATGATACACTTGCCGACCTTGGCAAGGAACTGAACTTCAGTGTTCCTACCGTTACTAAAATGGTGGGCGAACTGATAGAAGATGGTATAGTGATGGACTTTGGGAAGATGGAAACCCCAGGAGGTAGACGTCCTAATATCTATGGATTGAACCAAAGTTCGGGATATTTTATAGGTGTAGATATCTCTCAAAAACGCGTTCATATAGGGCTTATCAATTTTAAGGGAGATTTGATAGATGAACAGATGGATATCTCTTTTGAGGAAGCGCATCCTCACGAGCGTTTTGAACGTTTATGTGAAATAATTGAAGATTTTATGAGCCATACAGTGGTGCCTAAGGACAAAATACTGAGTATTGGCATTAATATTTCAGGGCGTGTGAACCCTCAAACGGGGCATAGTTATAGTTTCTTTTATTTCGATGAACGTCCGCTTACTGAAATGTTTGAAGAAAAATTGGGTATAGATGTCTCTATTGATAACGATTCGCGTGCGATGGCTTATGGTGAATATATTAAAGGACGCGTACAGGCTGAAAAAAATATCATCTACGTGAATGTAGGTTGGGGATTAGGCTTAGGAGTCATCGTTAATGGGCAGCTATATTATGGGAAATCGGGCTTTTCAGGTGAGTTTGGGCATATTACTGCCTTTGAAAACGAGATATTATGCCACTGTGGTAAGAAAGGTTGCTTAGAAACAGAGGCTTCGGGCTCTGCTCTTTATCGTAAATTCTTGGAAAAACTTCATAACGGTCAATCGTCTTTACTTACTCAACAGAAGGAAAATGAAGACGAAATTACACTCAACGATATCATAGATGTAGCTTTGCAGGAAGATATATTGGCTATAGAACTTATTGAAGAGGTGGGGAATACGTTGGGTAAACACGTGGCGGGCCTCATTAACCTATTTAATCCTGAATTGGTGATTATTGGTGGTACTCTTGCCAATGCAGGCGACTATTTGATATTGCCTTTGCGCAGTGCTATCAAGAAGTATTCTTTGAATTTAGTGAATAAAGACTCTTCGATAAAAGTATCAAAATTAGGAGATAAGGCGGGTCTATTAGGTGCAAGTCTCCTCGCCCGTAGTAAATTTATAGGATTGATATGA
- a CDS encoding DUF5723 family protein → MKKVILSALFLTTMAVEAQQSYVGLRESNYSGIFPVTSNPANMISSKRSWDANIATVNFGFGNNAIKLTPNITDSFNEYTRVDNQNAIFGYNNIKAKINVDVLGPSAFVKINDQHTVGIFSRVRLLGNVRNIDAKMLQSFVSDLDKLELKTPYQVNLNDQEIVVNAFSEVGFSWSGEVYFDGTNTVKVGASAKLVQGSGNVYVGFKDFEGSATLTPDTDKDKVNLNIQSANGTLEVLNGGMDLVDFDNVKVNKLYFSSEATTLAFDLGATYEFRKDGCPRCHNNPHDLRVGISLMDLGRLQYTANKNSYRYKMPATQSTTLSIDDLSEENLKNHFDGTKATGSKLRSSLPSTFNLSADYRVVDAFYLNLSGQVNIASTKDKELYNATYANELSLTPHYDTNSFGAYLPISYNQVSKANVGIALRLGPLVLGSSTILGNVLTRSAKEFNFFFGLRFGHQSYPVDL, encoded by the coding sequence ATGAAAAAAGTAATTTTATCAGCATTGTTTCTAACAACAATGGCAGTAGAAGCTCAGCAATCGTATGTAGGGCTTCGAGAAAGCAATTATTCGGGTATTTTTCCTGTAACTTCTAATCCTGCGAATATGATTAGCAGTAAGCGTTCTTGGGACGCTAATATTGCTACAGTGAACTTTGGTTTTGGCAACAACGCTATCAAACTCACGCCTAATATCACTGATAGCTTTAACGAGTACACACGCGTTGATAATCAGAATGCTATTTTTGGTTATAACAATATCAAAGCGAAGATAAACGTTGATGTGTTAGGACCCTCGGCTTTTGTGAAGATAAACGACCAGCATACAGTAGGGATTTTCTCTCGTGTGCGCCTTCTGGGCAATGTACGTAACATAGATGCAAAAATGTTACAATCATTTGTTAGTGATTTAGATAAATTGGAACTCAAAACCCCTTACCAAGTGAACCTTAACGACCAAGAGATAGTGGTAAATGCTTTTTCGGAAGTAGGTTTCTCGTGGTCAGGTGAAGTGTATTTTGACGGTACTAACACGGTGAAAGTAGGAGCAAGTGCTAAATTGGTACAAGGCTCTGGTAATGTTTACGTAGGTTTTAAAGACTTTGAAGGTTCGGCTACACTAACGCCTGACACTGATAAGGACAAAGTAAACTTGAATATCCAATCGGCTAACGGTACTTTGGAAGTGCTTAACGGTGGAATGGACTTGGTTGATTTCGACAATGTAAAGGTAAACAAGTTGTATTTTAGTTCAGAAGCTACTACTTTGGCTTTCGATTTAGGAGCTACATATGAGTTTCGCAAGGACGGTTGCCCTCGTTGCCACAATAATCCTCACGATTTGCGTGTAGGGATTTCGCTAATGGATCTCGGGCGTTTACAATACACTGCCAATAAGAACTCTTACCGCTACAAAATGCCTGCAACACAAAGTACGACTTTAAGCATAGATGACCTATCAGAAGAGAATTTGAAGAATCACTTTGATGGAACAAAGGCTACAGGCTCTAAATTGAGGTCATCACTACCTTCTACTTTTAACCTCAGCGCCGATTATCGCGTAGTTGATGCGTTCTACTTGAACTTATCAGGACAAGTGAATATAGCTTCTACAAAGGACAAAGAGCTTTACAACGCTACTTATGCCAATGAACTTTCACTCACTCCTCACTACGATACTAATAGTTTTGGGGCTTATTTGCCTATTTCATACAACCAAGTATCAAAAGCTAATGTGGGAATTGCCTTGCGCTTAGGTCCATTAGTATTAGGGTCAAGCACTATTTTAGGCAATGTGCTTACCCGCTCAGCTAAAGAGTTTAACTTCTTCTTTGGGCTTCGTTTCGGTCACCAATCTTACCCCGTAGACCTTTAA
- a CDS encoding type II toxin-antitoxin system HicB family antitoxin — translation MKNITIIIERSNDFYWAYAENIEGLSAGGETVQEVKEGVLEAIALQKELGNFPYTDYQLTYKYDTESLLQYFKGVISNPAFERITGINQKLIHQYAVGLKKPRSAQRQKIQEGLHKLGEELLSVQL, via the coding sequence ATGAAAAACATTACTATTATTATAGAGCGCAGCAACGATTTTTATTGGGCTTACGCTGAAAACATAGAAGGCTTAAGTGCAGGAGGTGAAACCGTACAAGAAGTCAAGGAAGGTGTTTTGGAAGCGATTGCTTTACAAAAAGAGCTCGGTAATTTTCCTTATACTGATTATCAGCTTACTTATAAATACGACACTGAAAGTTTGTTGCAATACTTTAAAGGAGTAATAAGTAATCCTGCCTTTGAACGCATTACAGGTATCAATCAGAAACTGATACATCAGTACGCCGTAGGACTCAAAAAACCTCGTAGTGCCCAACGTCAAAAAATACAAGAGGGCTTACATAAATTAGGGGAAGAATTGCTTAGTGTACAATTATAA
- a CDS encoding SMI1/KNR4 family protein: MKNILLQQLENALPEGMQIPDELHQLYQWIEDNGYYEDRDGVRYGYLYPWDKLEESWTDDEREGGTIITFNVDEESYRNELLEIQYKQHAEKIKRRLLVFARSGADGSECALWLDDEGRTQIVHIGSGSGSMMTCILVKNALDFLRLLAIGYDEICWDEDYPLPPNSDKNEMFVHPNTQYQEWVQNTFHTTIPAIGLEVVTPHSMDDEATDDPFLNWFYEMTDE, translated from the coding sequence ATGAAAAATATTTTATTACAACAATTAGAAAATGCCCTCCCTGAGGGAATGCAAATCCCTGATGAACTCCACCAACTCTATCAGTGGATAGAGGACAATGGTTATTATGAGGACAGAGATGGCGTGCGTTATGGCTATCTATATCCGTGGGATAAATTAGAAGAAAGCTGGACAGATGATGAGCGAGAAGGAGGTACCATTATTACTTTCAATGTAGATGAAGAATCCTATCGTAATGAGCTATTAGAAATACAATACAAACAGCACGCCGAGAAGATAAAGCGCCGTTTGCTCGTCTTTGCACGCAGTGGTGCCGATGGTTCGGAATGTGCCCTATGGCTCGACGATGAAGGGCGTACCCAAATCGTGCATATCGGGTCGGGTTCAGGCTCTATGATGACCTGTATATTGGTGAAAAACGCCTTGGATTTCTTGCGTCTTTTGGCTATTGGCTATGATGAGATTTGCTGGGACGAGGATTATCCACTCCCTCCTAACAGTGATAAGAACGAAATGTTCGTCCACCCCAATACACAATACCAAGAGTGGGTGCAAAATACGTTTCATACCACTATCCCCGCAATAGGATTAGAAGTGGTAACCCCTCATAGTATGGACGACGAAGCAACCGATGACCCTTTTTTAAATTGGTTTTATGAGATGACAGATGAGTAA
- a CDS encoding efflux RND transporter periplasmic adaptor subunit, with protein MNKIFLVATAIAMVACNNGNQQQQRPQGAVSYPVIVVGEQNTVSNLSYPVNIEGVVNSAVQAKISGYITKVLVDEGQVVTQGQPLFKLETQTLNQSAASAKAAVEVAKVEVDKLVPLVQKNIVSPIQLATAKANLQRAQATYNEVASNIGFAVVKAPVNGVVGAINYREGALVTANNTVLTTVSDVKEVYAYFSMNEKEYLDFLDNTQGKTTAEKLKNLPEASLVLANGQEYAEKGKIQAVTGQIDPTTGSIQFRATFPNPNKLLTNGNSGTIKIPQHFSNSLVIPEVATFEQQGKVFVYKVENDTLKQAIITLKSRADNYAVVESGLKNGDVILAQGLNKVRTGTVIKPQPISMDSLVKKIQPIF; from the coding sequence ATGAATAAAATCTTTTTAGTAGCAACCGCTATCGCAATGGTAGCTTGTAATAATGGAAACCAACAACAACAGCGACCACAGGGTGCTGTGTCTTACCCTGTGATTGTCGTAGGCGAACAAAATACCGTGTCTAACCTTTCTTACCCTGTGAATATCGAAGGCGTAGTGAACAGCGCCGTACAAGCCAAAATATCAGGCTATATTACCAAAGTATTGGTAGACGAAGGTCAGGTGGTTACCCAAGGGCAACCGCTCTTCAAGTTAGAAACTCAAACCCTTAACCAGTCAGCTGCTTCAGCCAAAGCTGCCGTAGAGGTCGCTAAGGTAGAGGTAGATAAACTCGTGCCTTTGGTACAGAAAAACATTGTGAGCCCTATCCAGCTCGCCACAGCCAAAGCTAACTTACAACGTGCCCAAGCTACTTATAACGAGGTAGCCAGCAACATTGGTTTTGCCGTAGTAAAAGCACCTGTAAACGGCGTGGTAGGTGCGATTAACTACCGCGAAGGTGCTTTGGTAACTGCCAATAACACTGTGCTCACTACCGTATCCGACGTGAAAGAGGTATATGCCTATTTTTCAATGAACGAAAAAGAATACCTCGATTTCTTAGACAATACCCAAGGCAAAACCACTGCCGAGAAACTCAAAAACCTACCTGAGGCTTCTTTGGTGTTAGCTAACGGACAAGAATATGCCGAGAAAGGCAAAATACAAGCCGTAACCGGACAAATAGACCCTACTACCGGTAGCATACAATTTCGTGCTACCTTCCCTAATCCTAACAAGTTGCTTACCAATGGCAACAGTGGGACTATCAAGATACCACAACATTTTAGTAACTCACTTGTAATTCCCGAAGTTGCTACCTTTGAGCAACAAGGAAAGGTATTTGTGTACAAAGTAGAGAACGACACCCTCAAACAAGCTATCATCACCCTTAAAAGCCGCGCCGATAACTATGCTGTGGTAGAAAGCGGACTTAAAAACGGCGATGTCATTCTCGCGCAAGGACTCAACAAAGTGCGTACGGGTACTGTTATCAAACCTCAACCTATCTCTATGGATAGCCTTGTCAAGAAAATACAACCGATATTTTAG
- a CDS encoding VIT domain-containing protein, which produces MRIKHFLSATALLLPLLLTAQKSVVPEVKVVNERNANPMVLQDLSVDILVVGQTAVTTMEMTFYNPNTRVMEGEFQFPLADGQQVSRFALDINGKLREGVVVDKALGRKAFEDIVRRGVDPGLLEKTEGNNFKARVYPMPAKGTRRVLIAFEQELHERGGQDYYFLPITANVTLKNFKVRTEVVSRFVKADIQNSLQLDFKQARNSYISEVSKQNFTLNQNIALTFPKIEKPQTISATQGSKSYFYGNIALSDTKAKSSPTPKEIGLLWDASHSAIQRDRAKEFAFLDAYFKELKDTKVVLSTFNIRSAKPLTFEVKNGNWQALKSHLESLQYDGATDGNAIDFNLKTDEILLFSDGIFNFGSKEFSVNEVVKQAKTPITVVNASAVANTPKMQYLANATGGNFIDLTTLTTEQAIKVARTVPFQLLDIEVKSGKVTKIFPQKGATISKGNFTLAGELQSEEATLVLSFGYPKKVMVQKEVKFVANPDASESEFNLLRRIWAEKQIAQLQREGVEQKQIDAVGREYGIVTEGNSLIVLETVEDYVRYRITPPTELQQEYSKRLANEQKQKEDTAKRILDRVVEQSEKQSKWWHTEYPVKGTEPKKNVNNSNDTPVRIRGVASGVAQEVRSEEVAAIEADESAELNEVVVVGYSPRRKAAMTGAINSRVADSPSGNTTAKKDVFLSRKPASPVPVPASKIELNAYNPDTPYLKVMEYTEEAKAVETYYKLKKEYGNTPSFYVDVADYFFKKGNREQAILVVSNLAELGLDDPQLLRMLGYKLSNYNAKKEAVWVFRKVVTLREEEPQSFRDLGLALADDGAYNEAVKNLYKVVTSEWSSRFGDVQIVTMNDINSLVARHKGIDVSYIDKRLLKKEPVDVRVVLSWDTDSCDMDLWVTDPKDEKCYYRNTLTYLGGKITRDVTQGYGPEEFMLKKAEKGKYKVQVDYFGTRSQKQLMPVNLRITFYTHYGTPQQKQQETTVRLSNAKEVIEVGSFEF; this is translated from the coding sequence ATGAGAATCAAGCATTTTTTATCAGCGACAGCTTTACTACTTCCCTTACTGCTAACCGCACAGAAATCGGTAGTGCCAGAGGTGAAGGTAGTGAATGAGCGCAATGCCAACCCGATGGTATTGCAAGACCTTTCAGTAGATATATTAGTGGTAGGACAAACGGCTGTTACTACTATGGAAATGACCTTCTACAACCCCAACACCCGCGTAATGGAAGGCGAGTTTCAGTTCCCGCTTGCCGACGGACAGCAGGTGTCGCGCTTTGCCTTAGATATCAATGGCAAACTGCGTGAAGGTGTGGTAGTAGACAAAGCCTTAGGGCGCAAAGCCTTTGAGGATATTGTGCGCAGGGGTGTAGACCCAGGCTTATTAGAAAAAACTGAGGGCAACAACTTTAAAGCACGTGTATACCCTATGCCTGCCAAAGGTACTCGCCGTGTACTCATCGCCTTTGAACAAGAACTACACGAACGAGGCGGACAAGATTACTACTTCTTGCCTATCACGGCTAACGTAACCCTTAAAAACTTCAAGGTGCGTACTGAGGTAGTATCACGCTTTGTAAAGGCAGATATTCAGAACAGTCTGCAATTAGACTTCAAACAAGCGCGCAATAGCTATATCAGTGAGGTAAGCAAGCAAAACTTCACGCTCAACCAAAACATTGCACTTACTTTCCCGAAAATTGAGAAACCACAAACCATTAGCGCTACCCAAGGCAGTAAAAGCTATTTTTATGGCAATATAGCTTTGAGCGATACCAAAGCTAAAAGTAGCCCCACTCCTAAGGAAATAGGACTCTTATGGGACGCATCGCACTCAGCAATCCAACGCGATAGAGCAAAAGAGTTTGCTTTCTTAGATGCTTATTTTAAGGAACTCAAAGACACTAAGGTAGTGCTTAGTACTTTTAATATTCGTTCTGCTAAACCGCTTACTTTTGAGGTGAAAAACGGTAATTGGCAAGCACTGAAATCGCATTTAGAAAGTTTGCAATACGATGGTGCTACCGATGGTAATGCTATTGATTTCAACCTCAAAACAGATGAAATATTACTTTTTAGCGACGGTATTTTCAACTTTGGCAGTAAAGAATTTTCTGTAAACGAAGTAGTGAAACAAGCTAAAACCCCTATAACAGTGGTCAATGCTTCGGCAGTTGCTAATACTCCAAAAATGCAATACCTCGCCAATGCTACGGGTGGTAACTTTATAGATTTGACAACCCTCACTACTGAGCAAGCAATAAAAGTAGCACGCACTGTACCTTTCCAACTGCTAGATATAGAAGTGAAAAGCGGTAAAGTAACCAAAATTTTCCCGCAGAAAGGAGCTACTATTAGCAAAGGTAATTTCACCCTTGCAGGTGAATTGCAAAGCGAGGAAGCAACCTTAGTACTTAGTTTTGGTTACCCTAAAAAGGTAATGGTGCAAAAAGAAGTAAAATTTGTAGCAAACCCCGATGCTTCTGAAAGTGAGTTCAATCTTTTGCGCCGTATATGGGCAGAGAAACAAATTGCACAACTACAACGAGAAGGTGTTGAACAAAAACAAATAGATGCGGTAGGGCGTGAGTACGGCATTGTAACCGAAGGTAATTCGCTGATAGTATTAGAAACCGTAGAAGATTATGTACGTTACCGCATTACGCCTCCTACCGAATTACAGCAAGAGTACTCCAAACGCTTAGCAAATGAGCAAAAGCAAAAAGAGGATACTGCTAAGCGTATTTTGGATAGAGTCGTAGAGCAATCGGAAAAGCAAAGTAAATGGTGGCATACCGAATATCCTGTGAAAGGCACTGAACCTAAGAAAAATGTTAATAACTCTAATGATACTCCTGTAAGAATAAGAGGGGTGGCTTCTGGGGTAGCACAAGAAGTTAGAAGTGAGGAGGTTGCTGCTATAGAAGCTGACGAAAGTGCAGAATTAAATGAAGTAGTTGTAGTAGGTTATTCTCCACGAAGAAAAGCAGCTATGACGGGAGCTATAAATAGTAGAGTTGCTGATTCTCCTAGTGGTAACACTACTGCTAAAAAAGATGTTTTTTTATCACGCAAACCAGCAAGTCCTGTTCCTGTACCTGCCTCAAAAATAGAGCTCAACGCCTATAACCCCGATACCCCTTATTTAAAGGTAATGGAGTATACTGAGGAAGCAAAAGCGGTAGAAACCTATTACAAACTCAAAAAAGAATACGGTAACACACCTTCCTTTTATGTAGATGTAGCCGACTATTTCTTTAAGAAAGGTAATCGTGAGCAAGCTATCTTGGTAGTTTCCAATTTGGCAGAGCTCGGTTTAGACGACCCTCAGTTGTTGCGTATGTTAGGCTACAAGCTCAGCAACTACAATGCTAAGAAAGAAGCGGTATGGGTATTCCGTAAGGTGGTAACTCTGCGTGAAGAAGAACCACAGTCTTTTCGTGATTTGGGCTTAGCACTTGCCGACGATGGTGCCTATAACGAAGCCGTGAAAAACCTTTATAAAGTAGTTACAAGCGAGTGGAGCAGTCGTTTTGGCGATGTACAAATCGTAACAATGAACGATATCAATAGCCTCGTCGCACGCCACAAGGGTATAGACGTGAGTTATATCGACAAGCGTTTGCTCAAAAAAGAACCCGTAGATGTGCGAGTAGTGCTCAGTTGGGATACAGATAGCTGCGATATGGACTTATGGGTAACCGACCCCAAAGACGAGAAGTGTTACTACCGAAACACTCTTACTTACCTTGGTGGTAAAATCACACGTGATGTTACTCAAGGCTACGGACCTGAAGAATTTATGCTCAAGAAAGCCGAAAAAGGCAAGTACAAAGTGCAAGTGGATTACTTTGGTACTCGCTCACAAAAGCAACTGATGCCTGTGAACTTGCGTATTACTTTCTATACTCACTATGGTACGCCTCAGCAAAAACAGCAAGAAACCACTGTACGCCTCAGTAATGCCAAGGAGGTGATTGAAGTAGGAAGTTTTGAATTTTAA
- a CDS encoding type II toxin-antitoxin system HicA family toxin, which produces MKSSELHRLITENDWILIRVSGSHYIYQKGDKTYPVPYHGSKEVGKGLEKKVKKEMRLS; this is translated from the coding sequence ATGAAATCAAGTGAATTGCACCGACTTATTACTGAAAATGATTGGATATTGATAAGAGTTTCTGGCAGTCATTATATCTATCAAAAAGGTGATAAAACCTATCCTGTCCCTTACCACGGTAGTAAAGAAGTGGGCAAAGGACTAGAGAAAAAAGTAAAAAAAGAAATGAGACTATCCTAA
- a CDS encoding SMI1/KNR4 family protein has protein sequence MPNILLQQLENALPAGMQIPEELRQLYQWIEDNGYYEDRDDGVRYGYLYPKNPFRNTYLDDINVDIDIAFYMEEENFRKELLTISFGKNADDAAQRFLQIAENIYNGSMVALWLDYRGTTQIVRCVNTVEEAGNWEVVKKQLNFSKVSIRAKGIDIFVPMSSEDSGLNDDFEGWYNAMMYES, from the coding sequence ATGCCCAACATCTTATTGCAACAATTAGAAAACGCACTTCCCGCAGGAATGCAAATCCCCGAAGAACTCCGCCAACTCTATCAGTGGATAGAAGATAACGGGTATTATGAGGACAGAGACGATGGTGTACGTTACGGATATCTGTATCCTAAAAATCCTTTTAGGAATACATATCTAGATGACATAAACGTAGATATCGATATTGCCTTTTATATGGAAGAAGAAAACTTTCGTAAAGAACTCTTGACCATTTCTTTTGGTAAGAATGCCGACGATGCTGCTCAGCGTTTTTTGCAAATAGCCGAAAATATATACAATGGTTCTATGGTAGCTTTGTGGTTGGACTACAGAGGAACAACCCAAATAGTCCGTTGTGTGAATACGGTTGAAGAGGCAGGCAACTGGGAAGTGGTAAAAAAGCAATTGAATTTCAGTAAAGTATCTATTCGCGCAAAAGGAATAGATATTTTTGTACCAATGAGCTCAGAGGATAGTGGCTTAAATGATGATTTTGAAGGTTGGTATAATGCGATGATGTATGAATCGTAA